The Pukyongia salina genome segment GGGGTAGATAGGCGCAATATTTTTGCTGAATTGTGGTATCGGAGATACTGTGAACCCTGTAAGTTGAGGCTATTAATTTTTGCGCCTCGGCCACATCCTTTACGTTTTTTATACTCCTTTGAACAAAATCGTTGGCACCAAAAGGTACGCTTAGCTGCTGCATGAATTTGTTTCTGGTGTCACTAATAAAGGCGGTAATTTTGGTGCCACCATCCGGGTTTCTTTTCAATTTCCATTTATAAACGAAGGAAGAATCTCCGTAGTTCAGGCTTTGTACTATTTCCGAATATTTTTGCTTTTCGATCAACGATATCTCTTCGTTGTCACGCTTGTACGAATCCCAATCCAGGATATGTTCGAACATAACCGCCGGGGGTTCATTTGTGTTAAACGAAACCTGATATTGATAATCCTTCAGAAGAAAATACCAAATCCCAATACCTATAATACCAATTCCCAGGAACCACTTTAGCCAGCGATTCATACTATTGTTTCATTTGAAGGTTGTCGATCACCCATTGTCCAACCTGCCGGCCCTGGGTTAATCCTTCGTCGATTGCTGCGCGATAATGAATACCTCCGTACAATCGACTTACTGCGGCTTCTTCCGCAGCCTTATTAAAGGAATCGAAACCGCGAACAGGGAGTCCGAATGGTAATTCGGTGTCGTCCATAAAACTAAAATTATCCCCAAAGATATCGGTTAAAACAGTTGAAGCTGCTCCAGAAACAACCGAATGGCCGCTTACATATTCGGGAAAGGGAGGTGTTTGTAATATGGGTTTCCAGTTTTCGTCTATATGTTGGTTGATCAACGTTTCGGGTCTGATTAGATTGGATCTGTATTTTTCATCCCAACAACTAATAAACGCGTCGAACATCGCTATCGAACTCTTCGTATAGGCATAGACGGTCTCGTTGAAATTAGCTTCTGTATCCTTACATGCGATCTCTGTGATACCCATCCAGTGTGCTCCCGGGGTTATCTTTTTAGTGGCGAACATCAGGTGGCCACGGGTAACAGATACATAGGGATTGCAGTCCCAGAATTGTGCGATCTCCACTTCTTCAGATTCGTCACCTTTTTTGGTAATATCTTCGCTTACATCGTAAACTTCCTTTAACTCCTTAAAGAAGTCGCTGTTCTTTTCCAGGGAGAATGGTGGTGGAGGCTCTGGTTTAAATTGTGAAGCAGAGTCCAGCACCAATGGCCTGATCTTATTCCAGTGAGGTTCGATTCCGTCCATATAGGCAGGTGGTGTGGGCTGCCATCTTGCCGGATCATCGATGTCTACCGTAAATTTAGACATGGTACGGGTTTGCTTATAGTTGTCTTTTCCTATCCATTCCTTCATATGCTCTACAACTTCCATAGCATAATTCATGGAGGCATCGAACTGAGGTTTGTTCTTCTCACTCCACATATCATATAAACTGTCGCTGTAGGCAGTCATCTTCTCTTCCGAGAACACCAGGCTTTTGCTAAGATCCATATGGGCTATCATCGCTGCCATGGAGTAATTAACCAACGAATCTGCTGCTGTTGGGATCTCGGTAAGATCGGTAACTTGTCCTGCAAGACTTTTATAAGTTGGATCGTTTTGAGCAATGATCTCAAAAGCGGCAATATTAGGATAGGCATATATCCTGCTCGCTTGAGGTGGTGAAAAAATGTCATGGATCATGATCTCGGTTACACGATCAACTGCGTTTTGGAAGTCTTTAGCGCTAATTTCAACATGCTGAAGATCGGCCGTACTAACTTTCGAAGGGTCTTGTTTGCAGGAATTCAGAAAAAATAAGACCAGAAGGAAGGCAAATACTCGAATAGGGATTATTTTATCGTTTAATTTCATAGAGAACAGCATTGTCATTATTGTTTAATACCAGTAAATAAGGTTTGTCGTTATGTTGTATCACTTTCAGATGTCGCACCGAACGCATCGACATGTCCAGTCCGAGGGAATTTGAGAGTGAAATATTTTGTTCAGATCGTATCAACGCCCCGGGAAAACCATCATAACGTCCGTGAAACGGAATTACGCCAAAATAGTTTCCTCCTGCCAGTACACTTTCATTACCGTCTCCATAAAAATCGAAACTTTCGAAGGCGGTGATCGGTGCTGTTTGTAACATTTCCGGAAACGCAGTAAAAGTAAAGCTATTGTTGTTATTTCGCAAGAATCCAGAGGCTAGTGTACTTACTTCAAACCTTTTAGCTTTCGATAATGCTTCTTCCCCAAAGATCTCTGTCATAGTCTTCCCTGCAAATGATCTGAAGGTGGTAAATTTTTTCCGAAGAAAATTCATTTGAGCAGATAATTCGTTTAAACCCATTAAGGGATAATAGTCTCCATTCTTGTAGGTTGCTAACACGGTTTCGGTAGTTCCATTATCATCAAAATCATCGTAGTACATGACCATAGGAAACTCCCCAGACGCGGTGAACTTTGAGTTCAGTCCCCAATTTCCAAGAAGATAATCTGTGTCCCCATCCTTATCAATATCGTAAGGAATAATAGCCTGCCACAAGCCCTTGGGTAATTCTTTTGGCAGGTCGACTTCCTCGAGTTTATTTCCTGAGTTCTTAAAAAATCTGGGTGCCATCCATTCTCCAACCACAATGAGATCGGTTTTTCCATCCTTATTAAAATCGTCCCAGACAGCACTTGTCACCATTCCTAAAGCGCCAAGCGCCTGTTCGGTTCCGTTAGGAAATATCACCCTGGAATCTGGGATGTTTCCAAAATCATACCTGGTTGTATAGCCCCCAATAAATTTTAATACTTCGCCGGTGGAAGTAAAACCGTCGATATAGCGCATGCTGTTATTTCGATTAGTAGTGCGATCCGGCCGGACAGCAACACTATCTGGTAGCACTGTTTTACTGAAACCGTCTTCATTTTGCAGGAACCCAATGGCGTTATTTTGAGACGTAGCCCGTATGATTATATCTGTTAATGAGTCCTTGTTTAAATCGGTCATTTCCATATACGGACCTCTGTCTGAAACCTGGTAGGGAATTAGTTTCTGGTAATCGAAATCGGTTTGTCTACCTCCGTCATGTTTATAATCTATGCCTAGATTTCCTTCCAGTTTACTAAACAATCGATCCTTTTCCGGATTTAGATATTGATAGGCAGTGGTATTTGTAGGTGTGATTGTGAGGGTCTTATTGGTTTCTACTGCTGAAATGAGCTGATAGGTTTTATCGGGCCAGATGATCTTTAAAGAATCGATAGTGGTTTCATTTCCAAAGCCAAAGTGGATCATCGGTTCGCTGGAAGCCTGCCATCCCTTACAAGGGAAGAGCTCTTTGTACCGAACGACCCCCTTGTTCCAGGCTTCGACCTTAGTGCCTATTCCGAAGGGATTACCTCCCGTATACTTAAACCTGACCTTAAGAAAGCTTGCTTTATCGTTAGTGTTGTTTATATAGATTCCCGCAGCTTCATTAATGTTATTGGTGACAATATCCAGGTCGCCATCTCCATCCAGATCACCAATAGCGGTGGCACCCGAAACAGTTGGATTTCGAGGGATCCATTCTTCACTCATATCGGTGAAACCAAGTGCTGCGTCCCCTTTGAAAATGTAATTGGGTACTGCACCGGAGGGCATCATATCTAAGGCTTTCTGGTCCATTAGTTTTGTCTCGACCATACTCTTTTTTATCTCCTCACTGGAAACAAAACGAATAAAGTCCAGGTCGTTGGGGCGTTTCGGGATACCATTCGAAATAAAAAGATCATCTTCTCCATCCTGGTCATAATCGCCAAAAAGTGCGCTCCAACTCCAATCGGTTGCCGCTATCCCGCTTAATAGAGCTGTTTCTGTGAAGGGGCCGGCACCCTGGTTTATATAGAGCATATTACGGGTATACTGATAATGGTATCCAAATTGTTTGGTTCGCATTTCCAGCGTTTGGTAGGTATCATCGCCCTCCGAGGTCTTTAAAACTATCTCGTCTTCTGGAGACATATCCAGGGAGATGAGATCCGGCCGCCCATCGTGATTAATATCTGCAACATCATTTCCCATCGAAAATCGGGAGGTATGTCCAAAATAAGTTCGTAAACTCTCGGTAAAGGAACCATCACCATTATTGAGATAGAAATAGTCGTCTTCGTGAAAATCGTTGCCCACGTAGATATCGGGATACCCATCTTTATTAAAGTCGGCTATGGCCACCCCCAGGCCATAGGCATTGATACCACCATAGATACCAGCTTCTTCGCTAACATCT includes the following:
- a CDS encoding vanadium-dependent haloperoxidase codes for the protein MKLNDKIIPIRVFAFLLVLFFLNSCKQDPSKVSTADLQHVEISAKDFQNAVDRVTEIMIHDIFSPPQASRIYAYPNIAAFEIIAQNDPTYKSLAGQVTDLTEIPTAADSLVNYSMAAMIAHMDLSKSLVFSEEKMTAYSDSLYDMWSEKNKPQFDASMNYAMEVVEHMKEWIGKDNYKQTRTMSKFTVDIDDPARWQPTPPAYMDGIEPHWNKIRPLVLDSASQFKPEPPPPFSLEKNSDFFKELKEVYDVSEDITKKGDESEEVEIAQFWDCNPYVSVTRGHLMFATKKITPGAHWMGITEIACKDTEANFNETVYAYTKSSIAMFDAFISCWDEKYRSNLIRPETLINQHIDENWKPILQTPPFPEYVSGHSVVSGAASTVLTDIFGDNFSFMDDTELPFGLPVRGFDSFNKAAEEAAVSRLYGGIHYRAAIDEGLTQGRQVGQWVIDNLQMKQ
- a CDS encoding VCBS repeat-containing protein, whose amino-acid sequence is MMKNPEFLRSVNKYLLPFLSLTLLWSCSEDEQLFKLLSSTRSGVDFENTITENDSLNILDYLYFYNGGGLAMGDINNDGLPDLYFSANQKKNKLYLNKGNLKFEDITTSAGVEGNSTWNTGAVMADVNGDGWLDIYVTTVVDINGFKGRNELFINNGDNTFTESAASYGLDLASYGTTAAFFDYDLDGDLDVYLLNHAVHTEESFGRVQLRYKRNAMTGDRLMRNDGDIFTDVSEEAGIYGGINAYGLGVAIADFNKDGYPDIYVGNDFHEDDYFYLNNGDGSFTESLRTYFGHTSRFSMGNDVADINHDGRPDLISLDMSPEDEIVLKTSEGDDTYQTLEMRTKQFGYHYQYTRNMLYINQGAGPFTETALLSGIAATDWSWSALFGDYDQDGEDDLFISNGIPKRPNDLDFIRFVSSEEIKKSMVETKLMDQKALDMMPSGAVPNYIFKGDAALGFTDMSEEWIPRNPTVSGATAIGDLDGDGDLDIVTNNINEAAGIYINNTNDKASFLKVRFKYTGGNPFGIGTKVEAWNKGVVRYKELFPCKGWQASSEPMIHFGFGNETTIDSLKIIWPDKTYQLISAVETNKTLTITPTNTTAYQYLNPEKDRLFSKLEGNLGIDYKHDGGRQTDFDYQKLIPYQVSDRGPYMEMTDLNKDSLTDIIIRATSQNNAIGFLQNEDGFSKTVLPDSVAVRPDRTTNRNNSMRYIDGFTSTGEVLKFIGGYTTRYDFGNIPDSRVIFPNGTEQALGALGMVTSAVWDDFNKDGKTDLIVVGEWMAPRFFKNSGNKLEEVDLPKELPKGLWQAIIPYDIDKDGDTDYLLGNWGLNSKFTASGEFPMVMYYDDFDDNGTTETVLATYKNGDYYPLMGLNELSAQMNFLRKKFTTFRSFAGKTMTEIFGEEALSKAKRFEVSTLASGFLRNNNNSFTFTAFPEMLQTAPITAFESFDFYGDGNESVLAGGNYFGVIPFHGRYDGFPGALIRSEQNISLSNSLGLDMSMRSVRHLKVIQHNDKPYLLVLNNNDNAVLYEIKR